In Microcella indica, the genomic window GAAGATGACCGCGTGATAATGCCGCTTGAGGTCGTCCAGCGTGATGTCGGCGCCGTACCGCACGTTGCCGAAGACGCGGATGTCACCCGAATCCAGCACCTCGCGCAGCGCATTGACGATGCCCTTGATGCGCGGGTGATCAGGGGCGACCCCGTAGCGCACGAGCCCGTACGGTGCGGGCAGCTGCTCGAACAGGTCGATCGAGACCTCGAACGCCCGATCGTGCTTGAGGAGGAGGTCGGCGGCGTAGATGCCGGCGGGGCCGGCGCCCACGATGGCGAGCCTGAGCTTGGTCATGTGAAGTAGAGCACTTTCTGGATCGGCGGAGGCGGCGGAGCCACGAGGATCGAGACTACTTGCTGCGGTCGACGACGGCTTCCGCGAACTTGGTGAGGGCCTTCGTGACCGGGCTCGGCGGCAAGGGCGCGAGCGCGGCGACGGCGTCATCCGCCCAGCGGCGCGCCTCGTCGAGCGTCTCCTCCGTCACGGGGTGGGCGCGCAGCTCGGCGATCGCCGCGGCGAGCTCCTCCTCGGTGCCACCAGCCACGACGTGCCGCTCGATGCGGTCCAGCAGGTCGGCGGCACTCGCGTCGCTCTGCGCAGCACGGCGCAAGTAGAGCAGAGGCAGGGTCGCGACGCCGCTGCGCAGGTCAGTGCCCTGCGCCTTGCCCGTCTCCGACTCCGGCTCGGCCAGGTCGATGACGTCGTCGATGAGCTGGAAGGCGACACCGATCTTCTCGCCGAAGACCACGACGGGCTCGGCGTACTCCTCCGGTGCTCCCGAGAAGATGACGCCCATCTGCGCCGCCGCGGAGATGAGCGACCCGGTCTTGTCGGCGAGCACCTGCAGGTAGTGGTCGATCGGGTCGTCCTCGAGACGCGGGCCCACCGTCTCGTGAAGCTGGCCGAGGCACAGGCGCTCGAAAGTGTCGGCCTGCAGCTTGATCGCGCCCTCGCCGAGGCTCGCGACGAGCTTGCTCGCACGTGCGAACAGCAGGTCGCCCGTGAGGATCGCCACCGAGTTGCCCCACACGCTCTGCGCGCTCGGAACCCCGCGGCGCATCTCCGCCTCGTCCATGACGTCGTCGTGGTAGAGCGACGCCAGGTGGGTGATCTCGATCGCCTGCGCTGCCGTGATGACCGCAGCGTTGTTGCCCTCGCCCAGCTGGGCGGTGAGGAGCGTCAGCACGGGGCGGATGCGCTTGCCCCCCGCCTCGAGCAGGTAGCGGGAGG contains:
- a CDS encoding polyprenyl synthetase family protein, encoding MTHGTPLARRSKTLSASLGLGEKLFASSEERRFADAIEEGLAEVEAGLLREVSFADDMADVASRYLLEAGGKRIRPVLTLLTAQLGEGNNAAVITAAQAIEITHLASLYHDDVMDEAEMRRGVPSAQSVWGNSVAILTGDLLFARASKLVASLGEGAIKLQADTFERLCLGQLHETVGPRLEDDPIDHYLQVLADKTGSLISAAAQMGVIFSGAPEEYAEPVVVFGEKIGVAFQLIDDVIDLAEPESETGKAQGTDLRSGVATLPLLYLRRAAQSDASAADLLDRIERHVVAGGTEEELAAAIAELRAHPVTEETLDEARRWADDAVAALAPLPPSPVTKALTKFAEAVVDRSK